One genomic region from Cetobacterium sp. 8H encodes:
- the cls gene encoding cardiolipin synthase codes for MLKILIALKDYLIFINIIFACIIIFFERRRPVFTLFWITVLLLTSYFGFIMYLFFGMGFKKRRALAKYYLKNSKNYSTKLNEKSKLSLKKWTGLSKYLDAVLLGKMTHNNNFTFYQNPEEFFKSLTGSIKKAKKTIFMEYYIFDDDEVGGPIYDLLLDKVKEGVEIKIIIDGAGTRGVGRKRREELKKAGIKMEVFFPSYFPFIKMGNLRANYRDHRKITLVDNVVCYSGGLNIGNDYVGKGRLGKWQDIGFSLKGEAIIDYIHEFERSWKFLKKDMKEVFETKVVKIKEYSSNPIQVVSSGPNYEFHTIKDTFLGLVGRAEKSIHIQTPYFIPDEPILDALKVALLSGVTVKIVIPSVGDHAFVYWANQYFYGELIELGAEIYKYNEGFIHSKLVVVDGEVGFLGTANFDYRSMYQNFEISLMIFGEKVSELEMRVREDISNSTRVKLEDYKNRSKKEKIKESISKLIAPIL; via the coding sequence ATGTTGAAAATATTAATAGCACTTAAAGATTATCTGATTTTTATAAATATAATATTTGCATGTATTATAATTTTTTTTGAAAGAAGAAGACCGGTTTTTACCCTATTTTGGATAACAGTTCTTTTATTAACATCATATTTTGGTTTTATAATGTATCTGTTTTTTGGAATGGGATTTAAGAAAAGAAGGGCTTTAGCTAAATATTACTTAAAAAATAGTAAAAATTATTCAACAAAACTAAACGAGAAATCAAAACTAAGCTTAAAAAAATGGACAGGATTAAGTAAGTATTTAGATGCAGTTCTTTTAGGAAAAATGACACATAATAACAATTTTACATTTTATCAAAATCCAGAAGAGTTTTTTAAAAGTTTGACAGGTTCTATAAAAAAGGCAAAAAAAACAATTTTTATGGAATATTATATATTTGATGATGATGAGGTTGGAGGTCCTATATACGACCTTCTTTTAGATAAGGTAAAAGAAGGCGTTGAAATTAAAATAATAATTGATGGAGCTGGAACAAGAGGTGTTGGTAGAAAAAGAAGAGAAGAGCTGAAAAAGGCAGGAATAAAAATGGAAGTATTTTTTCCGTCATATTTCCCTTTTATAAAAATGGGTAATTTGAGAGCTAACTATAGAGATCACAGAAAGATTACTTTGGTTGACAATGTGGTATGTTATTCAGGTGGACTTAATATTGGAAATGATTATGTTGGAAAAGGTAGATTAGGAAAATGGCAGGATATAGGATTCTCTTTAAAAGGAGAGGCTATAATTGACTATATACACGAGTTTGAAAGAAGTTGGAAATTTCTTAAAAAAGATATGAAAGAGGTTTTTGAAACTAAGGTTGTAAAAATTAAAGAATACTCTTCAAATCCTATTCAGGTTGTAAGTTCTGGACCAAACTACGAGTTTCATACAATAAAGGATACATTCTTAGGACTTGTTGGAAGAGCCGAAAAAAGTATACATATTCAAACACCATATTTTATACCGGATGAACCGATTTTAGATGCATTAAAGGTTGCACTTTTATCAGGAGTTACAGTGAAAATTGTAATTCCTAGTGTAGGAGATCATGCATTTGTATATTGGGCAAATCAATATTTTTATGGGGAACTTATTGAGTTAGGAGCAGAGATATATAAATATAATGAAGGGTTTATACATAGTAAGTTAGTTGTTGTTGATGGAGAAGTAGGTTTTTTAGGAACAGCTAATTTTGATTATAGAAGCATGTACCAAAATTTTGAAATTAGTTTAATGATTTTTGGTGAAAAAGTTTCAGAACTTGAAATGAGAGTTAGAGAAGATATATCTAACTCGACAAGAGTAAAATTAGAAGATTATAAAAATAGAAGCAAAAAAGAGAAAATAAAGGAGTCTATTTCTAAATTAATAGCTCCAATATTATAA
- a CDS encoding GTP pyrophosphokinase, translating into MSNERMDRVEFFKAFCITEEYFESTGLDWEELMKIYADYLKLVPYLEKEAEHIVSKLIDNDGVHSVRRRVKKAAHLIEKIIRKGRKYYDRGISVQNYKEIITDLIGIRVLHLFKDDWRSIHGEITKLWDTKETPQINIRRGDYNIQDLKNTIQDLDCEIIVRDHGYRSIHYLIGVPVTKQDEVLVEIQVRTVFEEAWSEIDHLMRYPYDVDNPIITEYLGIFNRIVGSADEMGMFIKKIKKEFSNGKGMDENFRELDLKFK; encoded by the coding sequence ATGTCAAATGAAAGAATGGATAGGGTTGAATTTTTCAAAGCCTTTTGCATAACTGAGGAATATTTTGAATCTACAGGTTTAGATTGGGAAGAATTAATGAAAATTTATGCGGATTATCTAAAATTAGTTCCTTATTTAGAAAAAGAAGCTGAACACATAGTATCTAAATTAATTGATAACGACGGGGTACATTCTGTTAGAAGAAGGGTTAAAAAAGCTGCTCATCTGATTGAAAAAATTATTAGAAAGGGTAGAAAGTATTATGATAGAGGAATCAGTGTTCAAAATTATAAAGAGATAATAACTGACCTCATTGGAATAAGAGTACTACATTTGTTTAAAGATGATTGGCGTAGTATTCATGGTGAAATTACAAAACTTTGGGATACCAAAGAGACTCCACAAATTAATATTAGAAGAGGAGATTATAATATCCAAGATTTAAAAAATACTATTCAAGATTTAGATTGTGAAATTATAGTTAGAGATCATGGATATAGATCAATTCACTATTTGATAGGGGTTCCTGTTACAAAACAAGATGAAGTATTAGTTGAAATACAGGTTAGAACAGTATTTGAAGAGGCTTGGAGTGAGATTGATCATCTGATGAGATATCCATATGATGTAGATAATCCTATTATAACTGAATATCTAGGTATTTTTAATAGAATAGTTGGAAGTGCTGATGAAATGGGAATGTTTATTAAGAAGATTAAAAAAGAATTTTCTAATGGAAAAGGAATGGATGAAAATTTTAGAGAGCTAGATTTAAAGTTCAAATAG
- a CDS encoding SIR2 family protein — protein MSFFNKFNEAEKINLFLGDFLVRTAGYPTRIELARLLMKDMKENIKGYIRDENSLFQVSQVYLDGVVSSRSSLLKKIKNLYETNRDAKEILNVFSESDKINAVFSTDYDIVLDDINSNRVVKILPTDEVIRESSNGEIKHYKILGDTEKHEKVFVSVQDFRKLKVLDFYKNFFNSIKSEIETYPTIILGLDLNNLDLIDILEVILANADKKDVIYAVSNSNVLKTKTIERLNDLGIKLLPHTEDEFFKELRCYLTSETLDENELKEAYVGKKLFR, from the coding sequence ATGAGTTTTTTCAATAAATTTAATGAAGCAGAGAAAATAAACCTATTTTTAGGAGATTTCTTGGTAAGAACAGCAGGATATCCTACAAGAATAGAGTTAGCAAGATTATTGATGAAAGATATGAAGGAAAACATAAAAGGATATATAAGAGATGAAAATTCCTTGTTTCAGGTTAGCCAAGTTTATCTAGATGGTGTTGTTAGCAGTAGAAGTTCATTATTGAAAAAAATCAAAAATTTATACGAAACAAACAGGGATGCTAAAGAGATATTAAACGTTTTCTCAGAAAGTGACAAAATTAATGCTGTTTTTTCAACGGACTATGACATAGTTTTAGACGATATAAATTCAAATAGAGTAGTAAAGATATTACCAACAGATGAAGTTATAAGAGAATCTTCAAATGGAGAGATAAAGCATTACAAAATACTAGGAGATACTGAGAAGCATGAAAAAGTTTTTGTATCAGTTCAAGATTTTAGAAAGCTAAAAGTTTTGGATTTTTATAAAAATTTCTTTAATTCTATAAAAAGTGAGATAGAAACTTATCCGACTATTATTTTAGGATTAGACTTAAATAACTTAGATCTTATAGATATTTTAGAAGTGATTTTAGCAAATGCAGATAAAAAAGACGTTATATATGCCGTTAGTAATTCTAATGTTTTAAAAACTAAAACAATAGAGAGGTTAAATGATTTAGGAATAAAATTATTACCTCATACAGAAGATGAGTTTTTTAAAGAGTTAAGATGTTATTTAACATCTGAAACTTTAGATGAAAATGAATTGAAAGAGGCATATGTTGGAAAAAAGCTTTTTCGGTAA